The Oscillatoria salina IIICB1 genome contains a region encoding:
- a CDS encoding permease, with amino-acid sequence MTNVFTLFLSLLFEAIPFLLLGIIVSSFLLVFASDRVISARLPNHPLWGAIFGSCLGLILPVCEYGNIPVARRMLLQQVPTPIVIGFLLGAPTINPITIWVTWIAFSDRLDIVVLRVVLVLIIAAIAGWVFHAQPDRESLLRRWLMLPHPRQNLSSSQAIWQQQRRDLLHSGTFLLSPLQTHQPNLVISTTKYTLLGRLSLVLDNIVLELRQLGIFLVCGCAIAAILQVIIPRYQLLNLGVGSISAVLVMMLLGMLVSTSATIDAFFIRAFSSSFSSGALLAYLIFGAIADLKSLSLIFSVFRPRAALYLLLLAAELTFLLTSFINLKISY; translated from the coding sequence ATGACTAATGTATTTACCTTATTTTTAAGTTTGTTGTTTGAGGCGATTCCTTTTTTGTTACTCGGGATTATTGTCTCTAGTTTCCTGTTAGTATTTGCTAGCGATCGCGTAATTTCTGCGCGTCTACCAAACCATCCGCTTTGGGGTGCAATTTTTGGTAGTTGCTTAGGTTTGATTTTACCAGTATGCGAGTATGGTAACATACCCGTAGCAAGGCGAATGCTTTTACAACAAGTTCCTACACCGATAGTAATTGGTTTTTTACTTGGCGCTCCAACCATTAATCCGATTACAATTTGGGTAACTTGGATTGCATTTAGCGATCGCCTAGATATCGTGGTTTTGCGAGTAGTTTTAGTATTGATTATTGCAGCGATCGCGGGTTGGGTTTTTCACGCGCAACCCGATCGCGAATCTCTTCTCCGACGCTGGCTGATGTTACCTCATCCTAGACAAAATTTATCTTCTTCACAAGCTATTTGGCAACAGCAACGACGAGATTTACTTCATTCGGGAACTTTTTTACTTTCACCTCTCCAAACTCACCAGCCAAATCTAGTTATCTCTACAACTAAATATACACTCCTCGGACGACTGAGTTTAGTCTTAGATAATATTGTCCTCGAATTACGACAGTTAGGAATTTTCTTAGTTTGCGGTTGCGCGATCGCTGCTATTTTACAAGTTATTATCCCTCGTTATCAACTCCTCAATCTCGGAGTTGGTTCGATTTCGGCTGTTTTGGTGATGATGTTGCTAGGAATGTTAGTTTCTACTTCTGCAACTATTGACGCTTTCTTTATCCGTGCTTTTAGTTCGAGCTTTTCTAGCGGTGCTTTACTAGCTTATCTGATCTTTGGCGCAATTGCTGACTTGAAAAGCTTAAGCTTGATTTTTTCGGTGTTTCGTCCCCGCGCTGCCCTTTACTTACTACTTTTAGCCGCAGAGTTAACCTTTTTGTTAACTTCCTTTATCAATCTTAAAATTAGTTATTAA
- a CDS encoding FAD-binding domain-containing protein, which translates to MSELILFWHRRDLRISDNIGLAEARKKTNKIVGVFCLDPGILEADDVAPARVKYLLGCLSELQSSYQQAGSQLLILQGKPSQEIPDLAVAANAKAVYWNWDVEPYAKKRDRQVKEALTAKGIAVENFWDQLLHPPGEILTKSSNKPYTVYTPFWKNWYSQPKKSHAQKLENVKGLTEKEREIVKARSLPSAQDLGYVWDNELLLQPGEKAAQARLREFCDKTIGEYQQQRDFPYVDGTSRLSAALKFGAIGIRTVWEASQEAYNQSRSDETKASIETWQKELAWREFYQHAIYFFPQLAEGPYREYWQDFPWDNSEKYFQAWCEGKTGYPIVDAAMRQLNTVGWMHNRCRMIVASFLTKDLIINWQWGEKYFMQRLFDGDLAANNGGWQWSASSGMDPKPLRIFNPYSQTQKYDPEAEYIRQWLPELSSVDTECLVTGKIAAEDRDRCGYPQPIVNHKQQQKEFKQRYQQVKNN; encoded by the coding sequence ATGTCTGAATTAATTTTATTTTGGCATCGGCGAGATTTACGAATTAGCGATAATATTGGACTAGCAGAAGCACGAAAAAAAACTAATAAAATAGTAGGTGTTTTTTGTCTCGATCCTGGTATTTTAGAAGCAGATGACGTGGCGCCAGCAAGAGTTAAATATCTACTTGGTTGTTTGTCTGAATTACAGTCAAGCTATCAGCAAGCCGGCAGTCAATTATTAATTTTACAAGGGAAACCAAGCCAAGAAATACCCGATCTAGCAGTAGCAGCGAACGCCAAAGCTGTATATTGGAATTGGGATGTAGAACCTTATGCCAAAAAACGCGATCGCCAAGTTAAAGAAGCCCTCACAGCAAAAGGAATTGCCGTCGAAAACTTCTGGGATCAATTACTTCACCCTCCTGGGGAAATTCTGACTAAATCGAGTAACAAACCTTACACGGTTTATACACCTTTCTGGAAAAATTGGTACAGTCAGCCGAAAAAATCTCATGCACAAAAATTAGAAAATGTCAAGGGTTTGACAGAAAAAGAAAGAGAAATAGTCAAAGCGCGATCGCTACCTTCCGCCCAAGATTTAGGCTATGTTTGGGATAACGAATTGCTGCTACAACCAGGAGAGAAAGCAGCCCAAGCCAGACTGAGAGAATTTTGTGACAAAACAATCGGCGAATACCAGCAACAGCGAGACTTTCCCTATGTAGATGGTACATCCAGACTCAGCGCCGCCTTAAAATTTGGCGCGATCGGCATTCGCACCGTTTGGGAAGCCTCACAAGAAGCTTACAACCAAAGTCGTAGCGACGAAACCAAAGCGAGTATCGAAACCTGGCAAAAAGAATTAGCTTGGCGAGAATTTTACCAACACGCGATCTATTTCTTTCCCCAACTCGCCGAGGGACCCTATCGAGAATACTGGCAAGATTTTCCTTGGGATAACTCCGAAAAATACTTTCAAGCTTGGTGCGAAGGAAAAACAGGTTATCCGATTGTCGATGCCGCCATGCGCCAGCTAAATACCGTTGGTTGGATGCACAACCGTTGTCGAATGATTGTTGCGAGTTTTTTAACCAAAGACTTGATTATCAACTGGCAGTGGGGCGAAAAATACTTTATGCAGAGACTTTTTGATGGGGATTTAGCCGCTAATAACGGTGGTTGGCAATGGAGTGCGTCATCGGGAATGGACCCCAAACCCTTAAGAATTTTTAACCCTTATTCCCAAACCCAAAAATATGACCCCGAAGCCGAGTATATCCGTCAGTGGCTACCAGAATTAAGTTCAGTAGACACAGAATGTCTAGTTACGGGGAAAATAGCAGCCGAAGATCGCGATCGCTGCGGCTATCCCCAACCAATAGTGAATCATAAACAACAGCAAAAAGAATTTAAACAGCGCTATCAACAGGTAAAAAACAACTAG
- the purD gene encoding phosphoribosylamine--glycine ligase: protein MKVLVVGSGGREHALAWKLLQSKRITGVYCVPGNGGTAVMKGCKNLPLRVDDFEGISRFLEVHGIPLVVVGPELPLSMGIADYLKDLNVMVFGPNKAGAQIEASKSWAKELMLSANVPTPKAEMFAEAETAIAYVEKQGAPIVIKADGLAAGKGVIVAQTVPEATTAIASLFQKGFSKVLVEEYLTGQEVSVLALTDGKTVRPLLPAQDHKRIGEGDTGENTGGMGAYAPAPIVTPELMSRIEREILQPTVEALVQRGIDYRGVLYAGLMITPEGTPKVLEFNCRFGDPETQAILPLLDTPLEQLFIACCEGKLAEQPPIAWKQGSAITVVASSPGYPGKYQKGLAIAGIEQAENFGAIVFHAGTKLKQQQLVTDGGRVLNVTAVGENFSVAKTKAYQGIEKIQFEGIYYRRDIGHRLVSANFLAS, encoded by the coding sequence GTGAAGGTTTTGGTAGTCGGCAGTGGTGGTCGCGAACACGCCCTAGCATGGAAATTGCTACAATCTAAGCGCATTACCGGGGTCTATTGTGTCCCTGGTAATGGCGGTACAGCAGTAATGAAGGGTTGTAAAAATTTACCCTTACGAGTAGATGATTTTGAAGGAATATCTCGGTTTTTGGAAGTACACGGCATTCCTTTAGTCGTTGTCGGTCCGGAACTTCCCCTGTCAATGGGAATCGCCGATTACCTCAAAGATTTAAACGTGATGGTATTTGGTCCAAACAAAGCCGGGGCGCAAATTGAAGCGAGTAAATCTTGGGCAAAAGAACTAATGTTGTCGGCAAATGTTCCGACTCCCAAAGCAGAAATGTTTGCTGAAGCAGAAACAGCGATCGCTTATGTGGAAAAACAAGGTGCGCCGATCGTCATTAAAGCAGACGGTTTAGCCGCCGGAAAAGGAGTGATCGTTGCCCAAACAGTTCCCGAAGCAACAACCGCGATCGCCTCTTTATTCCAAAAAGGCTTTAGCAAGGTACTGGTGGAAGAATATTTGACAGGTCAAGAAGTTTCTGTACTCGCCTTAACCGACGGAAAAACCGTTCGTCCCTTACTTCCCGCCCAAGATCACAAACGCATTGGCGAAGGAGATACCGGAGAAAATACTGGGGGAATGGGCGCTTATGCCCCTGCGCCGATTGTAACTCCAGAATTAATGTCTCGCATCGAACGAGAAATTCTTCAGCCCACAGTTGAAGCTTTGGTGCAACGAGGAATTGACTACCGAGGCGTACTTTACGCCGGATTGATGATTACCCCAGAAGGAACGCCAAAAGTATTGGAATTTAACTGTCGCTTCGGCGATCCCGAAACCCAAGCAATATTACCCTTGCTCGACACGCCCTTAGAACAACTGTTTATCGCTTGTTGCGAAGGGAAACTAGCCGAACAGCCCCCCATCGCTTGGAAGCAAGGTAGCGCGATTACCGTCGTCGCTTCCTCCCCAGGATACCCAGGCAAATACCAAAAAGGACTAGCGATCGCCGGAATCGAACAAGCAGAAAACTTTGGCGCGATCGTCTTTCATGCGGGAACCAAACTCAAACAACAACAACTCGTTACCGATGGCGGTAGAGTTCTCAATGTTACCGCAGTCGGCGAAAACTTTAGCGTAGCTAAAACCAAAGCTTATCAAGGAATCGAAAAGATTCAATTTGAAGGCATTTACTACCGACGCGATATCGGTCATCGACTGGTGAGTGCTAACTTTCTTGCTAGTTAG
- the nblS gene encoding two-component system sensor histidine kinase NblS — protein MAAATLVVSLLMSGLTFWAVNTIQQDARMNDTRFGSDLGLLLAANVAPAIAEGNLTEVARFTNRFYSSTSSVRYMIYADESGKIFYGIPYSEEEVQNSLTIERRIQLPESYAQYSELPLVRQHLTPDGQVTDVFVPLNYQGKYWGVLAIGINANPTVVASSHLTRDVTIAVFISIWAMVILGAVFNALTITRPIKELLLGVKNIAAGNFKQRIDLPFKGELGELISSFNEMAERLERYEEQNIEELTAEKAKLETLMSTIADGAVLLDTDLHVILVNPTAQRIFGWEGLPVVGENVLHHLPAALTVKLTKPLYQIATSETIAEEKGDFPSDEAVKTHSRLPEIGEFRLTLTEPTQRTVRILLIKVLDQRTETIKGIAMTVQDITREVELNEAKSQFISNVSHELRTPLFNIKSFIETLYEYGEDLSEAERREFLDTANHETDRLTRLVNDVLDLSRLESNRTYVLGAVDLLQTAEQTLRTYQLNAKDKGIELSQEIEPNLPPVVGHYDLLLQVLANLVGNSLKFTKAGGKITIRAYNLESTPYPLEEIEKVRIEVSDTGIGIDKEDQEAIFDRFFRVENRVHTLEGTGLGLSIVRNIIEKHNTTVHLVSEVGIGTTFWFDLPVYSEELIQSYQDTDEN, from the coding sequence ATGGCAGCAGCTACGTTAGTTGTTTCCTTATTAATGAGCGGTCTGACATTTTGGGCTGTCAATACGATTCAACAAGATGCACGGATGAACGATACTCGCTTTGGCAGCGATTTAGGGCTTTTACTTGCAGCGAACGTCGCTCCAGCGATCGCTGAAGGCAATTTAACTGAGGTGGCTCGTTTTACCAATCGCTTTTACAGCAGTACCTCTAGCGTCCGCTATATGATCTATGCCGATGAGTCGGGCAAAATTTTCTACGGGATTCCCTATTCGGAAGAAGAAGTACAAAACTCCTTGACAATCGAACGGCGCATTCAATTACCAGAAAGTTATGCTCAATATTCTGAGTTACCTTTAGTGCGCCAGCATCTCACTCCTGACGGACAAGTTACCGATGTTTTTGTCCCCCTCAACTACCAAGGAAAATATTGGGGAGTTTTAGCGATCGGCATTAATGCTAACCCAACTGTTGTTGCTTCCTCACACTTAACTAGAGATGTCACGATCGCTGTTTTCATCTCGATTTGGGCGATGGTCATTTTGGGAGCGGTATTTAACGCTTTGACAATTACTAGACCGATTAAAGAGCTACTTTTGGGTGTAAAAAACATCGCGGCTGGCAATTTTAAACAGCGCATCGATTTGCCTTTTAAAGGAGAACTCGGCGAACTAATTTCTAGCTTTAATGAAATGGCAGAACGGTTGGAAAGATACGAAGAACAAAATATCGAAGAACTAACTGCCGAAAAAGCCAAACTGGAAACTTTAATGTCTACGATTGCTGATGGCGCTGTACTGCTGGATACAGATTTGCACGTAATTTTAGTTAATCCTACCGCACAAAGGATTTTTGGTTGGGAAGGTTTACCAGTAGTTGGCGAAAATGTCCTCCATCACTTACCCGCAGCTTTGACAGTTAAACTGACTAAACCTCTTTATCAAATTGCCACTAGCGAAACTATTGCCGAAGAGAAAGGAGATTTTCCTAGCGATGAAGCAGTTAAAACTCATTCGCGTCTTCCGGAAATTGGGGAGTTTCGCCTCACTTTAACTGAACCTACTCAACGTACTGTCCGCATTCTCTTAATTAAAGTTCTCGATCAAAGAACCGAAACAATTAAAGGAATCGCAATGACAGTACAAGATATTACTCGCGAAGTTGAATTAAATGAAGCAAAAAGCCAATTTATTAGTAATGTTTCCCACGAGTTAAGAACGCCTTTATTTAATATTAAATCTTTTATTGAAACTCTTTACGAATACGGCGAAGACCTTAGCGAAGCAGAAAGACGAGAATTTCTCGATACGGCTAACCACGAAACCGATCGCTTAACTCGTTTGGTTAATGATGTTTTGGATTTATCTCGTCTCGAATCAAATCGAACCTATGTTTTAGGGGCGGTAGATTTGCTGCAAACGGCGGAACAAACTCTGCGTACTTATCAATTGAATGCTAAAGATAAAGGAATTGAATTAAGTCAGGAAATTGAACCAAATCTGCCTCCTGTTGTCGGTCATTATGACCTATTGTTGCAAGTTTTAGCTAACTTGGTTGGTAATTCTTTGAAGTTCACTAAAGCCGGAGGAAAAATTACTATTCGCGCTTATAATCTCGAATCTACACCCTATCCTTTAGAAGAAATTGAAAAGGTACGAATTGAAGTTTCTGATACAGGGATTGGGATTGATAAAGAAGACCAAGAAGCAATTTTTGACCGTTTTTTCCGGGTAGAAAATCGCGTTCATACTTTAGAAGGAACGGGTTTGGGACTTTCAATTGTTCGCAATATTATCGAAAAGCATAATACCACTGTCCATTTGGTCAGTGAAGTAGGAATAGGAACGACTTTTTGGTTCGATTTGCCAGTTTATAGTGAAGAATTAATTCAAAGCTATCAAGATACTGACGAGAATTAA
- a CDS encoding zinc ribbon domain-containing protein codes for MPDCPHCQQPVDVEAVTCPHCRAILKAYGHPGIPLHQATAGDYLCDRCVYHEDDTCNFPQRPYAKTCTLFRDRHEPLELTPPRYNPGFKLWFKRNLGILLLVSLILVSILIALN; via the coding sequence ATGCCTGATTGTCCCCATTGTCAACAACCCGTAGACGTTGAGGCAGTTACTTGTCCTCATTGTCGTGCTATTCTCAAAGCTTACGGTCATCCTGGTATTCCCTTACATCAAGCGACAGCAGGAGACTATTTATGCGATCGCTGCGTCTATCATGAGGATGACACTTGTAACTTTCCCCAACGTCCCTATGCGAAAACTTGTACCTTATTTCGCGATCGCCACGAACCCCTGGAGTTAACTCCACCTCGCTATAATCCTGGATTCAAATTGTGGTTTAAACGAAATCTAGGTATCTTACTTTTAGTCAGTTTAATTCTCGTCAGTATCTTGATAGCTTTGAATTAA
- a CDS encoding aspartate aminotransferase family protein: MANQLEAFWMPFTANRQFKAKPRLLVGAKEMYYTTVDGREILDGTAGLWCVNAGHCRPKIVAAIQQQVAKLDYAPPFQMGHPGAFELAERLIKMVPGDFDRVFYGNSGSEAVESALKIAIAYHRVKGEGTRQRLIGRERGYHGVGFGGISVGGIANNRKFFGSLITGVDHLPHTHNLEHNAFTRGQPQWGSHLADELERIVTLHDASTIAAVIVEPVAGSTGVLIPPVGYLKRLREICDKYGILLIFDEVITGFGRLGKSFASEYFGVIPDLITVAKGLTNGTIPMGAVFVKKGIYDTFMDAAAENAIELFHGYTYSGHPVACAAAMATLDVYEEEGLFARADSLANYWQEAVHSLRDLPQIIDLRNIGLVAGIELESIPGKPGMRGRECLQRCYEQGLLIRVTGDIIALSPPLIISKEQIEQMFEILAKVLRELDQ; the protein is encoded by the coding sequence GTGGCAAATCAACTCGAAGCCTTTTGGATGCCATTTACTGCTAACAGGCAGTTTAAAGCAAAACCGCGTCTCTTGGTAGGCGCAAAAGAGATGTATTATACTACCGTTGATGGTCGAGAAATACTTGACGGAACGGCAGGTTTATGGTGTGTAAATGCAGGTCACTGTCGCCCGAAAATTGTCGCCGCAATTCAGCAACAAGTCGCTAAATTAGATTATGCACCACCGTTTCAAATGGGACATCCTGGTGCATTTGAACTAGCAGAAAGATTGATTAAAATGGTTCCGGGAGACTTCGATCGCGTTTTTTATGGCAACTCCGGTTCCGAAGCGGTAGAATCAGCATTGAAGATCGCGATCGCCTATCATCGCGTGAAAGGAGAAGGAACTCGTCAGCGTTTAATTGGTAGAGAAAGAGGCTATCATGGCGTAGGTTTTGGCGGGATTTCTGTCGGTGGAATTGCTAACAATCGCAAATTTTTTGGTAGTTTAATTACCGGAGTCGATCATCTTCCCCACACCCACAATTTAGAACATAATGCTTTTACTCGCGGACAACCTCAATGGGGAAGTCATTTAGCCGACGAATTAGAAAGAATTGTTACTTTACACGACGCTTCAACAATTGCGGCGGTTATTGTAGAACCAGTGGCAGGTTCTACCGGTGTCTTAATTCCCCCAGTTGGTTACTTAAAAAGATTGCGAGAAATTTGCGACAAATACGGCATTTTGTTAATTTTTGATGAAGTAATTACCGGGTTTGGACGACTAGGAAAAAGCTTTGCTAGCGAATATTTTGGCGTAATTCCCGATCTGATTACCGTCGCAAAAGGGCTTACCAACGGCACAATTCCAATGGGAGCAGTTTTTGTCAAAAAAGGTATTTACGATACCTTTATGGACGCAGCAGCAGAAAATGCGATTGAATTATTTCATGGGTACACCTATTCCGGACATCCCGTAGCTTGTGCCGCAGCAATGGCAACTTTAGATGTTTACGAAGAAGAAGGTTTATTTGCTCGTGCTGATAGTTTAGCTAATTATTGGCAAGAAGCAGTTCATTCGTTACGCGATTTACCTCAGATAATTGACTTAAGGAACATTGGTTTAGTAGCAGGAATAGAATTAGAATCCATACCAGGAAAACCCGGTATGAGAGGAAGGGAATGTTTACAACGTTGCTACGAACAAGGATTATTAATTCGCGTAACAGGCGATATTATTGCCCTCTCGCCACCGTTGATAATTAGTAAAGAACAAATTGAGCAAATGTTTGAGATTTTAGCGAAAGTTTTGCGAGAATTAGACCAGTAG
- a CDS encoding DUF4278 domain-containing protein, with amino-acid sequence MCLSSRSLGLPWQSVAYQTPESDILLTYRGTSYQARQRLSMPSLPIIKLKYRGINYFQSPSIFK; translated from the coding sequence ATGTGTCTCTCTTCTCGCAGCCTTGGTTTACCTTGGCAATCTGTTGCTTATCAGACTCCAGAAAGCGATATTTTACTCACTTATCGAGGAACATCTTATCAAGCTCGTCAACGTTTATCAATGCCATCGCTACCAATTATCAAATTAAAGTATCGCGGGATTAATTATTTTCAATCACCATCAATTTTTAAGTAA
- a CDS encoding ABC-ATPase domain-containing protein — protein MSNREKLRSLLLNLDNRSYKAYKDIKGSYNFPDFTLIIDHVQGDPFAAPSKVRVKIPQAIAGFPEQLYNSLSREIGLRDYLIRQFDQMAREISGKRGTGKSGLIAITRYGQEILERTAAFVSKKEVEVRFVVGLPAQGRRILGRQAAAMLCEDIPEIVAAALLYDSLDKSAIQKQVETVEDADWLRQQLAENNLVAFVADGAILPRRSGVDDRPLQDEAIPFQSPESLRVEFACPNRGKITGMGIPAGINLIVGGGYHGKSTLLKAIEVGVYNHLPGDGREFVVTNPAAVKIRAEDGRSIAGVDISPFINQLPQGRSTTNFTTPNASGSTSQAANIIEALEAGAKLLLVDEDTAATNFMIRDRRMQQLISKDKEPITPFIDKIQQLYADYGVSTILVMGGSGDYFDVADTVIAMDNFQPHDVTAKAKAIAREYVTERSAEGGRKFGKITSRIPLPESIDPSRGRRAVKVKVRDVDEVAFGTEDIDLTAVEQIVDSGQLRAIAAAIVYAKQRYIDRQNDLPTILDLTIGDLENEGLDVITDYPQGDLAYFRRFELAAALNRLRTLAVK, from the coding sequence ATGTCTAATCGAGAAAAACTTCGTTCCCTACTTTTAAATTTAGATAATCGTAGCTACAAAGCCTACAAAGATATCAAAGGAAGTTACAACTTTCCTGACTTTACTTTAATTATCGACCATGTACAAGGAGATCCTTTTGCGGCACCGAGTAAAGTCCGAGTCAAAATACCGCAAGCAATTGCAGGTTTTCCCGAACAACTGTATAATTCCTTGAGTCGAGAAATTGGCTTAAGAGATTATTTGATTCGTCAATTTGACCAGATGGCGAGAGAAATTAGCGGTAAACGAGGAACCGGAAAAAGTGGTTTAATTGCGATTACTCGTTACGGACAAGAAATCTTAGAAAGGACTGCGGCTTTTGTTAGTAAAAAAGAAGTAGAAGTTCGTTTTGTTGTTGGTTTACCAGCCCAAGGAAGAAGGATTTTAGGTCGTCAAGCAGCAGCGATGTTATGTGAAGATATTCCGGAAATTGTCGCAGCAGCTTTATTATATGATTCCTTAGATAAATCAGCGATTCAAAAGCAAGTTGAAACGGTGGAAGATGCAGACTGGTTGCGTCAACAATTAGCGGAAAATAATTTAGTCGCTTTTGTCGCTGATGGGGCAATTTTACCACGGCGTAGCGGTGTAGACGATCGCCCGTTACAAGACGAAGCAATTCCCTTTCAGTCACCAGAATCTTTGCGAGTTGAATTTGCTTGTCCGAATCGAGGTAAAATAACTGGTATGGGCATTCCGGCGGGAATTAATTTAATTGTCGGTGGCGGATATCACGGAAAATCTACTTTATTGAAAGCGATAGAAGTCGGAGTTTATAATCATCTTCCCGGAGATGGGAGAGAATTTGTCGTTACTAATCCGGCGGCGGTTAAAATTAGGGCAGAAGATGGACGGAGTATTGCTGGTGTGGATATTTCTCCGTTTATCAATCAATTACCACAAGGACGTTCAACAACTAATTTTACAACTCCAAATGCTAGCGGAAGTACATCCCAAGCAGCAAATATTATCGAAGCTTTAGAAGCAGGGGCAAAATTATTATTAGTTGACGAAGATACCGCCGCAACTAATTTTATGATCCGCGATCGCCGGATGCAACAGCTTATCTCGAAGGATAAAGAACCAATTACGCCCTTTATCGATAAAATTCAGCAATTATACGCCGATTATGGCGTTTCGACAATTTTAGTTATGGGTGGTAGTGGAGATTATTTCGATGTCGCTGATACTGTCATCGCTATGGATAATTTTCAACCCCACGATGTGACTGCAAAAGCGAAAGCAATTGCTCGAGAATATGTTACCGAACGTAGTGCCGAAGGAGGCAGAAAATTTGGTAAAATAACCTCGCGTATACCTTTACCAGAAAGTATTGACCCCAGTCGGGGACGGAGGGCGGTAAAAGTAAAAGTACGCGACGTTGATGAAGTAGCTTTTGGTACAGAAGATATCGATTTAACCGCAGTAGAACAAATAGTAGATTCGGGACAATTGCGCGCGATCGCGGCGGCGATCGTCTATGCTAAACAAAGATATATCGATCGCCAAAACGATCTTCCCACAATCTTAGATTTGACGATCGGCGATTTGGAAAATGAAGGATTAGATGTAATTACTGACTATCCTCAAGGAGATTTGGCTTATTTCCGTCGTTTTGAATTAGCGGCTGCTTTGAATCGCTTGCGCACCTTAGCTGTAAAATAA
- a CDS encoding DUF924 family protein, whose protein sequence is MEEILEFWFGKAGEEGYGKQRQEWFVKKDEFDREVRSRFLDTYDRAAAGELDEWKNNPDSCLALIIVLDQFSRNMFRGQPQAFATDEKALELAKYAVSKGYDKELLPVQRWFIYLPFEHSEKLADQERCLELFSSLESDPESASSIDYAKRHYQVIKRFGRFPHRNSILGRKSTKEEIEFLQQPGSSF, encoded by the coding sequence ATGGAAGAAATACTAGAATTTTGGTTTGGTAAAGCGGGTGAGGAGGGTTATGGAAAGCAGCGTCAAGAATGGTTTGTGAAGAAAGATGAATTCGACCGAGAAGTGCGATCGCGTTTCCTCGATACTTACGATCGAGCAGCCGCAGGGGAATTAGATGAGTGGAAAAATAACCCTGACAGTTGTTTAGCGTTAATTATTGTCTTAGATCAGTTTTCTCGAAATATGTTTCGCGGTCAACCCCAAGCCTTTGCTACTGACGAAAAAGCCTTAGAGTTAGCAAAATATGCAGTAAGTAAAGGTTACGACAAGGAATTATTACCAGTACAGCGTTGGTTTATTTATCTTCCCTTTGAACATAGCGAGAAACTGGCAGATCAAGAAAGATGTTTAGAATTATTTTCTAGTTTAGAATCAGACCCCGAAAGTGCAAGTAGCATCGACTACGCAAAAAGACATTATCAAGTCATTAAACGATTTGGGCGCTTTCCTCACCGAAATTCTATTTTAGGTAGAAAAAGTACGAAGGAAGAGATAGAATTTCTGCAACAACCTGGTTCTAGCTTTTAA